CCCCACTCTGAGCAACATTTTTGAGTAGCAGTGCTATCTCAGATGGCATCCTCCAAAATGGCCAAGTGCCATTTCTGTTTGAAAAGAATTTGTACTCCTTCATGGAATCTTGTTTTTGGTAGGTAGGATTCCTcttaatagaaaaaaataagaaaaaaatgcaaaCGCTCCATGATGACACGGTTCATTTGCTGAAGCCTGTTTTCACGGGCTTCTGAAAGGTTAACCCCTCTACACTGATGTGTGTACATTGAGTGACAAAATTCACTTAATCGGAAAACTGGCGAGATGCTTAAGTCTTCTGCTCTCCCTGCAAAACACCAAGTCAGTCCATGAAATTATTCCAATATTGTTAAAATACAACAAGAAGACTGTAGTTCTGCAAGTTAATTGGATCTGGGAATTAGCTTGGTGTATTGAGCTACTTTATACTTAATAGAGGACTTGCAGGGTATTTCCCATCAGACCAATTGTAGCATCAGTGTGAGGCACGCTCTCGAGCTAGGAGTTAGCAGAAGAGCTAAATGTACTAATGTTTTAGTGAGGGGGAAAATCCCTTTCCTGATTTGCTCAAAACCTTAAATTGCACTTTAAGGATTATTAGtaatccatttttaaaatcatgtataCATCAGTGTTTGTTGCTATGCAGAGAATGTCATTGTGTAAAAGAGTTCATGTAACCTGTGATATACTCAAgtcatatttttattaaaataaatgtcaATAGAATTTCAATGGTGCTTGAATAGAACAAACCAGTGAAATGTTTCCGTGGGGAAAGCAAGTGATTCAGTACATCCCAGCCACCCCAGTTGAAAAGTAGagagtgtttttcctgcatggcagggtgttggactagatggcccatctattctcttccaacactattctATGAGAGGGGAAAACATTAGTCTACAGTGAAAAGTATTATATATTTTCCCCTCGTGGCAGTAGATTTGTCATGTGTATACCTATAACATGAATGGGTTCAGGTTTTCCACCAAAACTGTACCACACTGTGGGCAATATATACTTGTGATCTTCTACCTTATTGAATTGCCAATAGCTGGTGAGTTATTGTGTAAGTCATGGAAGAAAATTTAAGAGTACTTTCTCCTAAATTGTTTTGAATagcctgttttgattttagatcTCACTTCCACCTGGATAAATATACTCAatctttttgttaatttttttatttcaaacatgATAAGTTACAAAGAAAGCGCAAGCTGAGTCTTGATAGACTGCAAATCAAAGGAAGCCTGCTCATGTACAATGAGAAACAAAACTTCTTACAATGAGTTATTTAGCTACTGAATATTATAGTTTTAGATTTAAGCCTGTTTGTTTCCTTATTGAAAGGATGAAAAAACAGTATGTCCTGTAACAGATCACTTCCTTCcatgtactgtcaaaggctttcatggcaggaatcactgggttataggtttttcaggctgtatgactatgttctagaagcattctcccctgacgtttcgcctctcacaacctctgaggatgcctgccatagatgcaggtgaaacgtcaggagagaatgcttctagaacatggtcatacagtccgaaaaacctacaacccacttCCTTCCACATTGCCATCCTCTTCATGTGCTATACAAGGTGCAGCTCCGTATACAAAGGCTTGTAAATACATTCCATAAATACTTTTAAAGACATATAGTTGAAGAATCCACCACACTCAAATACATAGAAGAACTAGACATTTAGTGTTTTCTTCACCGCTAATATTATGTCCTTTACTTGAGGTATGCAGTTATCTTCCAAAATTTTTGCATAAGGCATAGGAACGTCTGCCCCTGTGACACGGACGACAGGGGCATCCAAGTGGTTGAAAGCAGGACCTGGAAGCAGAAGAAGACAGCACAACTCATCTCAAGATAAAGAAGTTGGGTATACAGAGTGCTCCCTCTCCCTCAATGTCTGAATCAGCTTTGCATGGTTCAATCTAGACAGCTGAATGCCTACTGGAGAGGATTGGGAATTGCATGGTCTTCTAGATGTTGGACcataactcccagcattcttcactttTGGGCTGCTGGGAACAATATATGGAAAACCTTATGCTTCCTTCACATGATAAACACAAGTTAAAAGAGATATGCAGCATACTGatttttaaaactgcaaataCAACATACCTTCCATAATCCTGGCACAGATTTCTGCTCCCACTCCAAATTGGGGCCAACCACCTTCCACTGTCACAAGATTATTTGTCTTCATAACGCTGGCTTCAATAGTTTCAATATCCATTGGCCTAATGCTGCGGAGGTTTATCACCTGTGGAAGAGATTTGATTACTATTCAGATCATGTCCAGTAGTAAGACTTAAAGCAAAGTCGCCATCTGCTTAATAGCGCCTCAATTATGTATTAAATCAACAGGTCTATTAAATCTGCATGTTGTAATGCAATcattgaaaagagaaaaaagactgATGATAGGTTTtcccataattttaaaaaagtattcttTCTTGGTGAGGCAAAAATGAGTTCCTATATAGAAATGGCACTCAACCAGCTATTTTTATGTGAAAGATAATTTTGGGGAAGCACTTTAAGAAATATTTTATCAAATGGTGTGTATCTGAGCGGCACATCACCTACTTCCAATGCAAAGTCTCAGATACAATCCCTACCACCTCAGACAGTGGCACTGATGTTCCATTAGCTGAACAATTAAAGGAGAACTAGCACTACATACACAGGCAAGACGATTTCACTTTGGCACTCCagggcactgcttcttaaactgtgggtcctgtcCCCAAAAGGAGTCCCCTTTGCTCAGTGTTGGGTTCACAAGAAATTTGGAAGCTGTAAATGATTTCTGAATGCCATccatttatacaaatctgtttGCAACAATGTGCTGCATTTACAGTcgactgcagaaaatgcttcaactaGACTCCCTAAAAAGGAAAAGCAGCCTGTTTAGCGAGCCTTGCATATGTTGATTTAGTCTCTGTAATTGTTTGATTTTCATTTTACATACCTATATAACCTGTAAAAATTTATCAGGCGAAAAGGCATCGCAtgtagaaaaagtttaagaagctttgcTCTAGCATTCCCTTCCCATTGATGGATCATGCAATGAAACTCAAACTGCTTCCTAAAGATTGGAAGATCTGAAACAACACACACCTCGCACTCCACTCCATCTTTGGCAAGGACTGCAGCTGCTTCCAGACAGTGGCCCACAGGTCGCGAATGAGACACTAAAGTAATGTGGGTTCCTGAAACACAGAGACTGATGAGAACTGCTGCACCATTTAGAAGGCATCTTCCCCATATTACCAACAGTAGTACCTAGCAGTTACCATCTTTAATCTTTTTGAAAaacttaaaacattaaaatgcacCGATCATTCCCTAAACAGTACTAACAACTTTATTAATAGGCGTGTCTAATAATGCCATTGCATTCAATAGAATCGAGTTTTTTACATTGCCCACTGAATGTACAGTCTTTCGGACATTTAGGTTCCTTTTAACTGGTAAAATCTCTTCATCATAGACAAAAGGGTCAAACTGAAGATCTGTACATGTATTTACCTCATGGAAAATCTATCTCTTTTGGAAAATCAGAGCAatagcagaaatctctttacagtTATACTGCAGCATAGCAAAGACCTTTTCATAAACTAGCCAACAATAAAGGGTGAGCATGTGTAAATCAGCTGCTATTTTTTCACTTAACAATTTGCGTGcctcttttaaaaatccattatcCCTAGAATCTGCAGCTGCAACAATTTATGTAAAGTTGTCTCATTTACTAAATGTGCCCCTAATGGTGTGTTATGTTCCATTTCTCTTAAGATTTTTGGTTTGCTATTTTTAGCCTTTATTGGTAAATATACAGCATATACAGTCATCTGGGacactctatgatcaacttctactggaagctgagagttgcactggagaacctagaaattcttTGACCATATAACAGTgagaatctagagattcctagagaggtgttctctcaggttaaaaaaaagtttttcttTAATTTGGATTTTTTCAACTTTCAAGGGGGTTCTGTACCCCTAATTCCAGCGGATGTGGGAGGCTGACTgaatagtttctttggttgtTTATGTTCGTAGTCAAAACGGGTGTATGAGACAGAGGTTGCAAAGGAAACTCATGGCATACACCCCTCAAATATGGTAACGTCTCCAAAAGTCAATTTGATCACAGGATAGCAAAAGGAACAGACATCAAATTTAAAGACTGCCCTTTGGTTGGTGATAAGAACTAAAAATTGTTTGTGAATAGAGTAGAACACACTTTCATAAAGAATAATTCACTTCAAACAAAATTATTAGGACATTATAAGTACACATCAAGGAAGGACACAATACCTGAGATCTACAGAATTAATTATATTCAGAGAATCACAATTCTTTTGTGACATATTTTTATACAAAAAGGGAGTATGCGTGGACAGTTTCTCCAGCTGATCATGTAAACAGTGAAATACTGGACTACTTCAGCACGAAGAATTGTTTTTACTTACCTGGCCTTTCTATCTTAGCCTTTCCAATGGGAACAAGGAAGTCCTTTGATGTGGCTTCCTCAGACAGTTCAAAGGGCACTCCATACATTAACTCGTTTTCCAACATTACAACTACaaagacaattaaaaacatagatttGACCCGGCTGGTGCTAGTTGTCTAATACAAGTCAAATGAATTGAATTTGCAGATGAAGACTCTTAGAACACTCCATAAGAAAAGGTCCCATATTCCTAGCTGTGGTTTTGTGAAGCCAAATCAATCTTCCCAAACCCCATACTTGCCAAACATTAGACTATAGCTCCTATTACCTCCAGCCAATATGCCATGTTTAATTCAGCACAGGAGGTCAACCGGTTGGAGAAGACTGAGATAGACCCAGACAAGCCTCTGCTCATTATCTGATGAAGCATTATTAGGCAATAATGGCTCGTACAGATTAGATTTGGGGTATATCAAATGCATTAGATGTGTACGGATTTTGAAACCCCAGAAGATAGATTTGCAACATTCAGGTGGAAATCAGGTGTTTTGTGAATTATTAATTCATTTGCTTCAGCTAATAAATTTGCTCATTCATTTGTATCAAAGGTAAACTGATAAAGGCATGAACTAACTGCATGAACAGTTGCAAACATAAGGTTTGGTaggtcaaagcaaaacaaaacaaaacaaaaaaagaacactAGACAGTAGCTAACACCTTATCATTACTTCACTCAGTCCTCTACTTCCTGGCTGTACTCCAATAACTGCCAAGTCCCTTCCTGTCTGCAATTCTCTAAATACCATAATTGTGACTAAATCCACAAAAATGCATGCTAAGATTTTTAtgtaattttggaatatttattaAACTTGTGTAATTATAACTTGGCAGGGATCCAAAGAATGGCTTCGACTTATGTAAGCAGCTCACACCTAAATTTAACACTTGAATTTACAAAATAGACAACACAAGACGTTTCTGACTGCAGAACTATTTCACAAATGCCCTTACAATCATGGAACTACTTGCAAGACTGTTTAGATCTCATTTCTGCCAGGTAGTAATAACAGCTTTTTCACTTCACTTATATCCCTACCTTATCTGGGAGATGAATTATAGTGCCTGGGACAGTGCCTACAAAGTGGACTGCCGCTCTCTAATACCACCTCAACTTACAATTGTTCCGCTTGTTATAATTAACGATTTAGAAGAGTTGCCATATAGataattttgttcatttcctGCATTTATAGACTACTTTCAGCATTTAATAGTCtctaaagaaagaaacaaaaattggCAATGTAAGCCTAAAACAATTTCAAGAACACATACAAAGTTGAGTCCATGAACCACAGGAGGTGAGAAAATTGAATACAACCGAAAAATAGCCCACTTAATCTAGTCTCTCCATGAAGAATCAAAAGTTTGTCCCTCCTTCTACAGGGGAATGGGAATACTGAATATCATTTCAACTTTTCAGCCACGTCTGGGACACTCAGCACTTGTCTAGTGGGATAAGTACACTTTGTATTTGAAATACCAATGACTACAGTAAATACAATGCAAATACAACCCAAAAAGCCACCACAAGTACACaaatggggcccttccacacagccatataacccagaatatcaaggcagataatccacaatatctgctttgaagtgagttatctgagtccacactgccatataatccagttcaaagcagataaggtgggattttatacagctgtgtggaaggggccagttTTCCTTGCTCTGTTCACCTGGATTATCATCCCGGATTGAGGATTTAAGGAGACCCTTTGCGTCTTCTGCACTCCACGGGCTGACTACTTTCAGTCCAGGGCAGTGTCCGTACCAAGCGGCAAAACACTGGGAATGCTGGGCTGCGACCCCGGCTGATGCTCCATTCGGACCCCGGAAGACAATGGGGACAGGCACCAAACCAGCAGACATGTAGTAAGTTTTGGCTGCTGAGTTTATAATGTGATCAATAGCTTGCATGGAGAAGTTGAACGTCATGAATTCACAAACAGGTCTCAAGCCAGCCTGTTAACACAAAGAAAGCCAGTCAATATTGTGAAATAACTACACATTCTATCTCTAATCTGTCCCTCTGTTTCTTCAATTCATGCTTCTTGGAGTAAGAATCCATCATGCCTGTTCTTTCTAAGCCGCATATACACAGATGCTGTTATGTTTATAAATAGTGGAATATTATCAATTCTTACTCatggtttttaaaatttaattgatAGCAttcacatttaaaacattatatatgCAAAAACATACTTAGAAGGCACATACCATGGCAGCTCCGACAGCAATCCCAGTAAACCCCAtctaggaagaaaggaggaaaatgtaATAAATACTGAAACTCTCATTTCAAAAACACTAGTGTAACTATTCAGATGTAATTTttttaggttaaatatttttttaaatgaaaaagtaAACATATTCTGATTTCATACCTCTGATATAGGAGTATCTATGATTCTCTTATCACCATATTTCTTCCAAAGTCCTCTGCTAATCTGTAGGGAGAATTAAACTACTGTtaaatattctattatatattttttaaaataggtaTCACTCTGTAGATTGTTTAATTGTTTGAAACAACATACACCTTTTGCTggtctttttgtatgtttttagtcTGGATTTAGTAATTCGAAAATGGTTTCAAATTCCATTACTGAAAAAAAGCCAGGATATAAATGACTAAAATAATAGCAATGATAAGAAGGATGCCCTTCAAAATACTGCACTGAGCATCTTACCTTGTATGCACCATCATACTGAGCAACTTCCTCCCCCAACAGGAAAACCTTTTCATCCCTTTCTATCTCCTCATCCAAAGCCTGGTTCAAAGCATCCCGGACAGTCACCTATAGTTGATAGAAATTTTTAAAACAAGAACACAAATCATTTACTTTACTATAATCCTACTCGTTCTAGgaagatattttaaaaggcaGTTGACTTGGGAACGTCTAATGGAAAAAGTGAATAATTTGTGCCAATCCCACCACCAAAGGAGTATGAAGGATCAGTGCAGGGTTGAATgagtgtggccttccagatgttgctgaccTGAAACTTTGGGCAGTCTTCCCATTGGCTATGTGGGCTACATCTAACAGAGGTGAAAATCAACAtcatcataaggaaggctgagttgAGGAAGATAGACacctttgaaatgtggtgctgggaggaaaattctgggagtgccttggactgcaagaaaatcaaaccagtccatactccaggaaagaatacccggctgctcactggagggaaggatattagaggcaacgatgaagtactttggccacatcatgaaaagacagaaaagcttggagaagacagtgatgctggggaaaatggaagggaaaaggaagaggggccgaccaagggcaagatggatgaatggtatcctttaagtgactggcttgaccttgaaggagctgggggtggccacggccgacagggagctctggtgtgggctggtccatgaggtcacaaagagtaagaagcgactgaacaaataaacaacaactgaaTACTTCACTTGCCACATTTTTGTGGGTATTCTCCCTTCTCTAGGAGGAATGCTCTACAAAAGGCCAAATTTATTACTGAGTATATGGATAAATCATAACTGTATTTCTTGCTCCAAATATAGCATTTCTGTAACGTACCATTAATCCAGCACATACCATTTTTGCACAGTacatataataatagaaaactTATTTTTAGTAAGCCATTTTAAATAAGATTTGAGCTCTCTgaagtccaaaagcctggtcaaATGCTGCCCATGTTTGGAGAAGACACATTTTCCTTTTGTCAAACTGTCAGCAAAAGGGATAACAGGGGATTAAAACACAAACCCGTTATATATACCATGATATAAGTGACCAGAATATGAACATTATTAATTTACCTTTCATCCTTTTATTTCCAAACAGCTGTGTTTTTCAGGTTGCTAAACTGTCCTGAAAAATCTGTTCTTTCAGCTATATGACAAAATGACAGGACTGTTTACTGGCTATGTCTTTGACGGATATGTGATGCTATTTTCTGTGATGcctttaataatgtttaatattttaccaGGTCaaatgtgatgttttatactgttttttagcGAAGGCagtgaattgttgccaacaccgtgaatacacacagatagatatctacataaaaactccaaccatcacccaagtcaaaaaagaagcaccattaaagccttggcagaccgtgcaaaaagaatctgcgaaccccacctcctccaagatgaactgaaccacctcaactgggctctacaggccaatggatactccacctcagacatcagaagaactgcaagactgagaacaagccacgagaataaagacgaagatccacccagaggaaaagtgttcttgccatacatcaagggaaccactgaccgcatagggaagctgatgaggaaacacagacccaccaagaaaatccaacaaatgctatgttcagcaaagaacaagagcgatcctctcacttctacaggagtctaccgtgtaccatgcagctgtggacaagtctacatagggaccaccaaacgcggcattgcccaaacacgaatcaaggagcatgaaaggcactgcagactacttcaaccagagaagtcagccatagcagagaacctgatgaagcaaactggacacagcatattatctgagaacacagaaatggtggaccactctcacaaccaccatgtcagactacacagagaagctattgaaatccacaagcatgtggacaatttcaacagaaatgaggaaaccatgaaaatgaacaaaatctggctaccagtatttaaaaactctaaaattacaacagcacaacaacagagaggaaacaaacaaggacatctaattacctctcaacaaaagtttgctctaggcactgtcagaccattatatgctaatcaaggtggtcagttgaaacattcacacctagctccaacagacaagagtcctttgtctcaccctggtcattccacagatatataaacccttttttctagttccaacagacctcactacctctgaggatgcttgccatagatgcaggcgaaacgtcaggagagaatgcctctagaccatggccatatagcccgaaaaaacctacaacaacccagtgattccggccatgaaagccttcgacaatacattgaaattaaCTTTGGCTTTGTTTCcagtaaacttatttggttaactttaatcctgtctcaagagtctttattttaaagaactAAAGTACATCAGAGGGTATGTtccctccctcacaaataatctgccccattcctatctcaccctgagtttttagtattttatcctgTACAAGTGGCTTGCTTAATGTCACTGGGATTGTGAAtgacttttattgtattttatattgtttactgtattctcatgttttatgtattttattatgttgttgttttatgcctttatgatcttattttattttattgtattgcattgttgggcttggcctcatgtaagccgccccgagtccccgttggggagatggtggtggggtataaataaagattattattattattattattattattattattattattagccatcccctgccacgtgttgctgtggcccagtctgtgtatatgtgctttgtgtgtctatatgtgtgtctatatatttgtgtatatacgtgtgtttgtatatgtgtgtgtttttgcgcATAAGTTCAGTCCCCACGAACTCCTCctccacaaatgtaccttttcattgctatctcatctaGAGTTTTACCATTTTGTTGTGcttttggcccacccactgtgtttgattttccattatgctATTTTGTACTGCTTATTTACttaattggtttatttattttaactgtgatgttatattgttgtttatattttatgttgctgtaatgaaTCATTGAGCTTggcgagtcccctttggggagatggtagcagggtataaagtttattattattattaatgtatttttttgtctttttaagtctcttccaatgtgttttttagtgtttttatgagtgatggtcactcgttggcctgataagtgcttacctacaaaccctaaacggtttgggaccaccctacctccgtgaccgcatctccgtttatgaacccatgtgctcacttcgttcatccggtgaggccctgctcgcgattccgcctgcgttgcaggcgcgtttggtgcgGACGCgatacagggccttttctgtggtggccccccgactctggaagaccctcccaaaagatcttagacaggcccttacattggcagtctttagaaagaacttgaagacctggctgttccgatgtgcctttccagaataggaatctccaataacaagtcccagaagcactttattagaactaagattgccgcacactgcacttgccctataagccttacatatcacctgtcacatcggcacttttaatcctgtacccattactctgggccggcccagttttatagtgtcttgatgtattgtttattgcttgttgtttaatattgcttgaactgtttttaatttgctttaggtgttgtattgttatgttgtgttttgaggccttggcctttgtaagccgcatcgagtccttcgggagatgctagcggggtacaaataaagttaataataataataataataataataataaaattataattgtttccaaatttggtgtcaattcatccagtggtttttgagttatcccacaaacgaacattacatttttatttatatagattcatagaTTCCGATAACCACTGGGGAATAGACGGACATATAGTTTTCCTTCAACCCCCGGCATGCCATCACAATATATATTTTGCAGAGATACATTTTGGtatgtaacttttatggaggtacGTTTTAGTGTGTGTAACttgtagtgtttttgctgtgCTTGTGTATTTGAATTGTTTTGTAACCCGCCTCGAGTCATGAAGAGAGGctggcaagaaataaaataataataataataataataataattgacctgTATAGAGTGACATTTTATCTCAATAGGAAGGGAACtcaacaccaggcatgggcaaacttgggccctccgggtgttttggactccaactcccaccattcctagttgaagtccaaaacacccggagggcccaagtttgcccatgcctagcgtagatgcaccctctggCCGACCTCTAACTCCAAGCAACTCCTTTTCCACGCCCCGTTTCCCTTTCGGACTCTCTCTCCCTCGGGGGCGCCCCTACCTGAACGGCGGCCGGCACAGAGCGGTGAAACCCCCGCCGTGGGAGCCCCGAGAGCCGTCCTGCTCCCACTCGCAAAAGGCCTTTCAACGGCAACGCCGCTGCCGCCATCTTCAATTTGCCCTCAACCCCGCCGGCGCCCCGGCGTAACGCGTCACCGGGCACGCCCGTCACCGTTGCCAAGCAACCAGGAGGTAGCACGAGAGCGAAAGGGAGAAGGCGGGACTATCCTACAACTCTCGCGAGATTCAATCGACGAGAGTTCATCTCTATCCTTGCCTGACTATTTATAGCCCTGCCTGATGATGAGAACAGCATTTCCTATTTGCTGTAGAAGGCTACGGGAAGCTGAATGGGACAAGAAGGCTCAATGCGcgctctaaaattaaaacagcaaaacagcagagggaaaacaatcagggacatctaatcacccctcaacacaagattgctccaggcactgccaggcaatcaaatgctaatcaaggtggtcaattgcaacattcacacctagctccagcagacaagagttctttgtcccaacctggtcattccacagatatataaacccttttccccagttccaacagacctcactacctctgaggatgcttgccatagatgaaggcgaaatgtcaggagaaaatgcctctagaacatggccatatagcccaaaaaaacctacaacaacccactaatagCAAAACATGCTGGTATATTATATATTGTGGTATACTCATATAATACCATATAATATATACTATTTGATTTacatgtattattaataataatattggagtATAGTGCTgtggtacaatatagtaatatataattatataatatgttatacttacatataatattaataatataatgtaatacaatttaatattactaaattacatcttgttacatcccgaatagactactgcaacgcgctctacgtggggttgcccttgaagactgttcagaaacttcaactagtccagcgagcggcagccagattgctcaccggagcgacatacagggagcataccactcccctgctgtgccagctccactggctgccgattcagttccgagcacaattcaaggtgctggttttgacctacaaaaccctgtacggttccggtccagtgtatctgtccgaacgtatctccctctacgtcccaccccggagtctgagatcatctggggaggccctgctctcgaccccaccactgtcacaagtgaggctggtggggacgaggagcagggctttctcagtggtggcccctcacctgtggaactcactcccgggggaaatcagggcatcaccatccctcctcgccttcaggaggagggtgaagacgtggttatgggaccaggcctttgggcacgctggcaattaaatcagataat
This genomic interval from Anolis sagrei isolate rAnoSag1 chromosome 2, rAnoSag1.mat, whole genome shotgun sequence contains the following:
- the PDHB gene encoding pyruvate dehydrogenase E1 component subunit beta, mitochondrial: MAAAALPLKGLLRVGAGRLSGLPRRGFHRSVPAAVQVTVRDALNQALDEEIERDEKVFLLGEEVAQYDGAYKISRGLWKKYGDKRIIDTPISEMGFTGIAVGAAMAGLRPVCEFMTFNFSMQAIDHIINSAAKTYYMSAGLVPVPIVFRGPNGASAGVAAQHSQCFAAWYGHCPGLKVVSPWSAEDAKGLLKSSIRDDNPVVMLENELMYGVPFELSEEATSKDFLVPIGKAKIERPGTHITLVSHSRPVGHCLEAAAVLAKDGVECEVINLRSIRPMDIETIEASVMKTNNLVTVEGGWPQFGVGAEICARIMEGPAFNHLDAPVVRVTGADVPMPYAKILEDNCIPQVKDIILAVKKTLNV